A region of Panicum virgatum strain AP13 chromosome 8N, P.virgatum_v5, whole genome shotgun sequence DNA encodes the following proteins:
- the LOC120686439 gene encoding uncharacterized protein LOC120686439 isoform X4, whose translation MYTLPMAERFDAQSLMEMSKSSPVVLLFLGVTSNTFDGHLTLQCSATYMWYVNLELPETALLHQSFGSAVGQAYWIGEEHHNQPQITTVAELSAIENPHEAEGNKYKVTARIKELVPNQQWWYLACNKCKRTTRPNGDSYRCYDSTCIGTDAIPRYKIPFLAIDPEAAAGIEEKTIEMICFGAVADEMVGLTADNLVSLSTDVQGYIPEQIKRMYGARYDFDLSVPRGAVRFGKTTFRIDSFTRIAELEEQATAEVPPPVATTTASEVIKPHAVSVHSSQSDLATRNASTPVKDALDRPALQTPITPALPKEKRPIAVTNTEAGLEDSDCETRSLLSHLISIQALAIRDKLIPDFCFWFPACLSRKSHVQQGNYP comes from the exons ATGTACACATTACCGATGGCAG AGAGATTCGACGCACAGTCGCTCATGGAAATGAGCAAGAGTAGTCCTGTGGTGCTTCTTTTTCTTGGTGTCACTTCAAACACTTTCGATG GTCACCTCACGCTTCAGTGCTCCGCAACCTACATGTGGTATGTGAATCTTGAGCTGCCAGAAACAGCGCTGCTGCATCAGAG TTTTGGAAGTGCTGTTGGGCAGGCATATTGGATAGGTGAGGAGCATCACAATCAGCCTCAGATTACAACTGTCGCTGAACTTTCAGCCATCGAAAATCCGCATGAGGCAGAG GGCAACAAATACAAAGTCACAGCAAGGATTAAGGAATTAGTCCCAAACCAGCAGTGGTGGTATTTGGCCTGCAACAAATGCAAGAGAACCACAAGGCCGAATGGAGATAGCTATAGATGCTATGACTCCACATGCATTGGCACAGACGCCATTCCAAG GTACAAAATTCCTTTCCTTGCAATTGATCCCGAGGCTGCTGCAGGGATTGAAGAGAAGACAATTGAAATGATCTGTTTCGGAGCAGTTGCGGATGAGATGGTTGGACTAACAGCTGACAACCTTGTGAGTCTTTCCACAGATGTTCAAGGATATATTCCTGAACAGATCAAAAGAATGTATGGTGCCAGATATGACTTCGACCTGAGTGTGCCGAGAGGTGCTGTTCGATTTGGAAAAACAACTTTCAGAATTGATTCTTTCACAAGAATTGCTGAGCTTGAAGAGCAAGCGACTGCTGAAGTGCCACCGC CAGTTGCTACCACGACCGCTTCTGAAGTAATCAAGCCACATGCTGTGTCTGTGCACTCCAGTCAATCTGATCTAGCAACCAGGAATGCCTCTACACCTGTTAAG GATGCTCTGGACAGGCCCGCACTGCAGACACCCATCACGCCCGCCCTTCCCAAG GAAAAGCGTCCCATTGCTGTAACCAACACAGAAGCGGGGCTTGAGGACAGTGACTGTGAGACCAGGTCACTTCTTTCTCATCTCATTTCCATACAAGCACTTGCCATCCGAGACAAACTCATACCTGATTTCTGTTTTTGGTTTCCAGCATGCCTTTCGAGAAAAAGCCACGTGCAGCAAGGAAACTATCCATGA
- the LOC120686439 gene encoding uncharacterized protein LOC120686439 isoform X2 — protein MYTLPMAERFDAQSLMEMSKSSPVVLLFLGVTSNTFDGHLTLQCSATYMWYVNLELPETALLHQSFGSAVGQAYWIGEEHHNQPQITTVAELSAIENPHEAEGNKYKVTARIKELVPNQQWWYLACNKCKRTTRPNGDSYRCYDSTCIGTDAIPRYKIPFLAIDPEAAAGIEEKTIEMICFGAVADEMVGLTADNLVSLSTDVQGYIPEQIKRMYGARYDFDLSVPRGAVRFGKTTFRIDSFTRIAELEEQATAEVPPLATTTASEVIKPHAVSVHSSQSDLATRNASTPVKDALDRPALQTPITPALPKEKRPIAVTNTEAGLEDSDCETRSRAMVALEKKMLASRQPSKIRSAMAFLGSGQANAMWTTRAAPRHTLKLSCMPLF, from the exons ATGTACACATTACCGATGGCAG AGAGATTCGACGCACAGTCGCTCATGGAAATGAGCAAGAGTAGTCCTGTGGTGCTTCTTTTTCTTGGTGTCACTTCAAACACTTTCGATG GTCACCTCACGCTTCAGTGCTCCGCAACCTACATGTGGTATGTGAATCTTGAGCTGCCAGAAACAGCGCTGCTGCATCAGAG TTTTGGAAGTGCTGTTGGGCAGGCATATTGGATAGGTGAGGAGCATCACAATCAGCCTCAGATTACAACTGTCGCTGAACTTTCAGCCATCGAAAATCCGCATGAGGCAGAG GGCAACAAATACAAAGTCACAGCAAGGATTAAGGAATTAGTCCCAAACCAGCAGTGGTGGTATTTGGCCTGCAACAAATGCAAGAGAACCACAAGGCCGAATGGAGATAGCTATAGATGCTATGACTCCACATGCATTGGCACAGACGCCATTCCAAG GTACAAAATTCCTTTCCTTGCAATTGATCCCGAGGCTGCTGCAGGGATTGAAGAGAAGACAATTGAAATGATCTGTTTCGGAGCAGTTGCGGATGAGATGGTTGGACTAACAGCTGACAACCTTGTGAGTCTTTCCACAGATGTTCAAGGATATATTCCTGAACAGATCAAAAGAATGTATGGTGCCAGATATGACTTCGACCTGAGTGTGCCGAGAGGTGCTGTTCGATTTGGAAAAACAACTTTCAGAATTGATTCTTTCACAAGAATTGCTGAGCTTGAAGAGCAAGCGACTGCTGAAGTGCCACCGC TTGCTACCACGACCGCTTCTGAAGTAATCAAGCCACATGCTGTGTCTGTGCACTCCAGTCAATCTGATCTAGCAACCAGGAATGCCTCTACACCTGTTAAG GATGCTCTGGACAGGCCCGCACTGCAGACACCCATCACGCCCGCCCTTCCCAAG GAAAAGCGTCCCATTGCTGTAACCAACACAGAAGCGGGGCTTGAGGACAGTGACTGTGAGACCAG ATCGAGGGCGATGGTGGCATTGGAAAAAAAGATGCTCGCCTCCAGGCAGCCGTCGAAGATTCGGTCGGCCATGGCATTCTTGGGATCAGGCCAGGCAAACGCGAT GTGGACAACTCGGGCGGCTCCACGGCACACACTGAAGCTTTCTTGCATGCCCCTGTTCTGA
- the LOC120686439 gene encoding uncharacterized protein LOC120686439 isoform X7, with the protein MYTLPMAERFDAQSLMEMSKSSPVVLLFLGVTSNTFDGHLTLQCSATYMWYVNLELPETALLHQSFGSAVGQAYWIGEEHHNQPQITTVAELSAIENPHEAEGNKYKVTARIKELVPNQQWWYLACNKCKRTTRPNGDSYRCYDSTCIGTDAIPRYKIPFLAIDPEAAAGIEEKTIEMICFGAVADEMVGLTADNLVSLSTDVQGYIPEQIKRMYGARYDFDLSVPRGAVRFGKTTFRIDSFTRIAELEEQATAEVPPLATTTASEVIKPHAVSVHSSQSDLATRNASTPVKARTADTHHARPSQGKASHCCNQHRSGA; encoded by the exons ATGTACACATTACCGATGGCAG AGAGATTCGACGCACAGTCGCTCATGGAAATGAGCAAGAGTAGTCCTGTGGTGCTTCTTTTTCTTGGTGTCACTTCAAACACTTTCGATG GTCACCTCACGCTTCAGTGCTCCGCAACCTACATGTGGTATGTGAATCTTGAGCTGCCAGAAACAGCGCTGCTGCATCAGAG TTTTGGAAGTGCTGTTGGGCAGGCATATTGGATAGGTGAGGAGCATCACAATCAGCCTCAGATTACAACTGTCGCTGAACTTTCAGCCATCGAAAATCCGCATGAGGCAGAG GGCAACAAATACAAAGTCACAGCAAGGATTAAGGAATTAGTCCCAAACCAGCAGTGGTGGTATTTGGCCTGCAACAAATGCAAGAGAACCACAAGGCCGAATGGAGATAGCTATAGATGCTATGACTCCACATGCATTGGCACAGACGCCATTCCAAG GTACAAAATTCCTTTCCTTGCAATTGATCCCGAGGCTGCTGCAGGGATTGAAGAGAAGACAATTGAAATGATCTGTTTCGGAGCAGTTGCGGATGAGATGGTTGGACTAACAGCTGACAACCTTGTGAGTCTTTCCACAGATGTTCAAGGATATATTCCTGAACAGATCAAAAGAATGTATGGTGCCAGATATGACTTCGACCTGAGTGTGCCGAGAGGTGCTGTTCGATTTGGAAAAACAACTTTCAGAATTGATTCTTTCACAAGAATTGCTGAGCTTGAAGAGCAAGCGACTGCTGAAGTGCCACCGC TTGCTACCACGACCGCTTCTGAAGTAATCAAGCCACATGCTGTGTCTGTGCACTCCAGTCAATCTGATCTAGCAACCAGGAATGCCTCTACACCTGTTAAG GCCCGCACTGCAGACACCCATCACGCCCGCCCTTCCCAAG GAAAAGCGTCCCATTGCTGTAACCAACACAGAAGCGGGGCTTGA
- the LOC120686439 gene encoding uncharacterized protein LOC120686439 isoform X3, whose product MYTLPMAERFDAQSLMEMSKSSPVVLLFLGVTSNTFDGHLTLQCSATYMWYVNLELPETALLHQSFGSAVGQAYWIGEEHHNQPQITTVAELSAIENPHEAEGNKYKVTARIKELVPNQQWWYLACNKCKRTTRPNGDSYRCYDSTCIGTDAIPRYKIPFLAIDPEAAAGIEEKTIEMICFGAVADEMVGLTADNLVSLSTDVQGYIPEQIKRMYGARYDFDLSVPRGAVRFGKTTFRIDSFTRIAELEEQATAEVPPPVATTTASEVIKPHAVSVHSSQSDLATRNASTPVKDALDRPALQTPITPALPKEKRPIAVTNTEAGLEDSDCETRSRAMVALEKKMLASRQPSKIRSAMAFLGSGQANAMWTTRAAPRHTLKLSCMPLF is encoded by the exons ATGTACACATTACCGATGGCAG AGAGATTCGACGCACAGTCGCTCATGGAAATGAGCAAGAGTAGTCCTGTGGTGCTTCTTTTTCTTGGTGTCACTTCAAACACTTTCGATG GTCACCTCACGCTTCAGTGCTCCGCAACCTACATGTGGTATGTGAATCTTGAGCTGCCAGAAACAGCGCTGCTGCATCAGAG TTTTGGAAGTGCTGTTGGGCAGGCATATTGGATAGGTGAGGAGCATCACAATCAGCCTCAGATTACAACTGTCGCTGAACTTTCAGCCATCGAAAATCCGCATGAGGCAGAG GGCAACAAATACAAAGTCACAGCAAGGATTAAGGAATTAGTCCCAAACCAGCAGTGGTGGTATTTGGCCTGCAACAAATGCAAGAGAACCACAAGGCCGAATGGAGATAGCTATAGATGCTATGACTCCACATGCATTGGCACAGACGCCATTCCAAG GTACAAAATTCCTTTCCTTGCAATTGATCCCGAGGCTGCTGCAGGGATTGAAGAGAAGACAATTGAAATGATCTGTTTCGGAGCAGTTGCGGATGAGATGGTTGGACTAACAGCTGACAACCTTGTGAGTCTTTCCACAGATGTTCAAGGATATATTCCTGAACAGATCAAAAGAATGTATGGTGCCAGATATGACTTCGACCTGAGTGTGCCGAGAGGTGCTGTTCGATTTGGAAAAACAACTTTCAGAATTGATTCTTTCACAAGAATTGCTGAGCTTGAAGAGCAAGCGACTGCTGAAGTGCCACCGC CAGTTGCTACCACGACCGCTTCTGAAGTAATCAAGCCACATGCTGTGTCTGTGCACTCCAGTCAATCTGATCTAGCAACCAGGAATGCCTCTACACCTGTTAAG GATGCTCTGGACAGGCCCGCACTGCAGACACCCATCACGCCCGCCCTTCCCAAG GAAAAGCGTCCCATTGCTGTAACCAACACAGAAGCGGGGCTTGAGGACAGTGACTGTGAGACCAG ATCGAGGGCGATGGTGGCATTGGAAAAAAAGATGCTCGCCTCCAGGCAGCCGTCGAAGATTCGGTCGGCCATGGCATTCTTGGGATCAGGCCAGGCAAACGCGAT GTGGACAACTCGGGCGGCTCCACGGCACACACTGAAGCTTTCTTGCATGCCCCTGTTCTGA
- the LOC120686439 gene encoding uncharacterized protein LOC120686439 isoform X5 — translation MYTLPMAERFDAQSLMEMSKSSPVVLLFLGVTSNTFDGHLTLQCSATYMWYVNLELPETALLHQSFGSAVGQAYWIGEEHHNQPQITTVAELSAIENPHEAEGNKYKVTARIKELVPNQQWWYLACNKCKRTTRPNGDSYRCYDSTCIGTDAIPRYKIPFLAIDPEAAAGIEEKTIEMICFGAVADEMVGLTADNLVSLSTDVQGYIPEQIKRMYGARYDFDLSVPRGAVRFGKTTFRIDSFTRIAELEEQATAEVPPPVATTTASEVIKPHAVSVHSSQSDLATRNASTPVKDALDRPALQTPITPALPKEKRPIAVTNTEAGLEDSDCETSMPFEKKPRAARKLSMTVSEDDE, via the exons ATGTACACATTACCGATGGCAG AGAGATTCGACGCACAGTCGCTCATGGAAATGAGCAAGAGTAGTCCTGTGGTGCTTCTTTTTCTTGGTGTCACTTCAAACACTTTCGATG GTCACCTCACGCTTCAGTGCTCCGCAACCTACATGTGGTATGTGAATCTTGAGCTGCCAGAAACAGCGCTGCTGCATCAGAG TTTTGGAAGTGCTGTTGGGCAGGCATATTGGATAGGTGAGGAGCATCACAATCAGCCTCAGATTACAACTGTCGCTGAACTTTCAGCCATCGAAAATCCGCATGAGGCAGAG GGCAACAAATACAAAGTCACAGCAAGGATTAAGGAATTAGTCCCAAACCAGCAGTGGTGGTATTTGGCCTGCAACAAATGCAAGAGAACCACAAGGCCGAATGGAGATAGCTATAGATGCTATGACTCCACATGCATTGGCACAGACGCCATTCCAAG GTACAAAATTCCTTTCCTTGCAATTGATCCCGAGGCTGCTGCAGGGATTGAAGAGAAGACAATTGAAATGATCTGTTTCGGAGCAGTTGCGGATGAGATGGTTGGACTAACAGCTGACAACCTTGTGAGTCTTTCCACAGATGTTCAAGGATATATTCCTGAACAGATCAAAAGAATGTATGGTGCCAGATATGACTTCGACCTGAGTGTGCCGAGAGGTGCTGTTCGATTTGGAAAAACAACTTTCAGAATTGATTCTTTCACAAGAATTGCTGAGCTTGAAGAGCAAGCGACTGCTGAAGTGCCACCGC CAGTTGCTACCACGACCGCTTCTGAAGTAATCAAGCCACATGCTGTGTCTGTGCACTCCAGTCAATCTGATCTAGCAACCAGGAATGCCTCTACACCTGTTAAG GATGCTCTGGACAGGCCCGCACTGCAGACACCCATCACGCCCGCCCTTCCCAAG GAAAAGCGTCCCATTGCTGTAACCAACACAGAAGCGGGGCTTGAGGACAGTGACTGTGAGACCAG CATGCCTTTCGAGAAAAAGCCACGTGCAGCAAGGAAACTATCCATGACTGTCAGCGAGGACGATGAGTAG
- the LOC120686439 gene encoding uncharacterized protein LOC120686439 isoform X6 produces MYTLPMAERFDAQSLMEMSKSSPVVLLFLGVTSNTFDGHLTLQCSATYMWYVNLELPETALLHQSFGSAVGQAYWIGEEHHNQPQITTVAELSAIENPHEAEGNKYKVTARIKELVPNQQWWYLACNKCKRTTRPNGDSYRCYDSTCIGTDAIPRYKIPFLAIDPEAAAGIEEKTIEMICFGAVADEMVGLTADNLVSLSTDVQGYIPEQIKRMYGARYDFDLSVPRGAVRFGKTTFRIDSFTRIAELEEQATAEVPPPVATTTASEVIKPHAVSVHSSQSDLATRNASTPVKARTADTHHARPSQGKASHCCNQHRSGA; encoded by the exons ATGTACACATTACCGATGGCAG AGAGATTCGACGCACAGTCGCTCATGGAAATGAGCAAGAGTAGTCCTGTGGTGCTTCTTTTTCTTGGTGTCACTTCAAACACTTTCGATG GTCACCTCACGCTTCAGTGCTCCGCAACCTACATGTGGTATGTGAATCTTGAGCTGCCAGAAACAGCGCTGCTGCATCAGAG TTTTGGAAGTGCTGTTGGGCAGGCATATTGGATAGGTGAGGAGCATCACAATCAGCCTCAGATTACAACTGTCGCTGAACTTTCAGCCATCGAAAATCCGCATGAGGCAGAG GGCAACAAATACAAAGTCACAGCAAGGATTAAGGAATTAGTCCCAAACCAGCAGTGGTGGTATTTGGCCTGCAACAAATGCAAGAGAACCACAAGGCCGAATGGAGATAGCTATAGATGCTATGACTCCACATGCATTGGCACAGACGCCATTCCAAG GTACAAAATTCCTTTCCTTGCAATTGATCCCGAGGCTGCTGCAGGGATTGAAGAGAAGACAATTGAAATGATCTGTTTCGGAGCAGTTGCGGATGAGATGGTTGGACTAACAGCTGACAACCTTGTGAGTCTTTCCACAGATGTTCAAGGATATATTCCTGAACAGATCAAAAGAATGTATGGTGCCAGATATGACTTCGACCTGAGTGTGCCGAGAGGTGCTGTTCGATTTGGAAAAACAACTTTCAGAATTGATTCTTTCACAAGAATTGCTGAGCTTGAAGAGCAAGCGACTGCTGAAGTGCCACCGC CAGTTGCTACCACGACCGCTTCTGAAGTAATCAAGCCACATGCTGTGTCTGTGCACTCCAGTCAATCTGATCTAGCAACCAGGAATGCCTCTACACCTGTTAAG GCCCGCACTGCAGACACCCATCACGCCCGCCCTTCCCAAG GAAAAGCGTCCCATTGCTGTAACCAACACAGAAGCGGGGCTTGA
- the LOC120686439 gene encoding uncharacterized protein LOC120686439 isoform X1, with translation MFPSIPISPYQPYLDQTANSIHWPVLAIYLSIIDTSLNSSDRPTYTVAALDSLFLNSHHGAPPAAEPKEKSSQGVDRARSSCHGPGGDLHSLCATDRANHLSLFRDTIEGDGGIGKKDARLQAAVEDSVGHGILGIRPGKRDVDNSGGSTAHTEAFLHAPVLIKTEMEQAVAFPNPRRGPGADLFGNVSGFTVSNAMLSSLFFPEAVKKETDRLCWSNEKSPLDLSDDSLLTSPVLIEPKMHSGVRVSRRLILSQVMDGLKLKVHSSGYDSTLQGLNMETAWMHVDLPCGNKPGPDSTTVIFGSPQPSQSEADESACQAVLSYYCNARDVSIDDFSHNVLKLKQEELDASKFFCGAMQDKVVRLVLERDAALAAVQSHIQSTDVKLHGLSETFIKKKQDELNNDFFYEILQDKVTDLLRDRNIQRERYNNLVHGLAAICDSFSDLLPLKRLDVDQTISEFSDTGFIFSGSATNPTRINQLALSLLKILREGIIYEIKHATTPY, from the exons ATGTTTCCTTCGATTCCTATTTCTCCATACCAGCCATACCTAGACCAAACCGCCAACAGTATCCACTGGCCGGTTTTGGCCATCTACCTCTCAATAATCGACACGTCGCTGAACTCCTCAGACAGACCTACATATACTGTAGCAGCCTTGGATTCCCTGTTCCTCAACAGCCACCATGGAGCACCACCAGCTgctgaacccaaagaaaagagtTCTCAGGGAGTGGACCGTGCACGGAGCAGCTGCCATGGACCAGGTGGTGATTTGCATTCTCTTTGTGCGACAGATAGAGCCAACCACCTTAGCCTCTTCAGAGATACA ATCGAGGGCGATGGTGGCATTGGAAAAAAAGATGCTCGCCTCCAGGCAGCCGTCGAAGATTCGGTCGGCCATGGCATTCTTGGGATCAGGCCAGGCAAACGCGAT GTGGACAACTCGGGCGGCTCCACGGCACACACTGAAGCTTTCTTGCATGCCCCTGTTCTGATCAAGACAGAGATGGAACAGGCAGTAGCTTTTCCAAACCCAAGGCGTGGCCCAGGAGCAGATCTGTTCGGGAATGTTTCAGGCTTCACCGTCAGCAATGCCATGCTCAGCTCTCTCTTCTTTCCTGAAGCTGTCAAAAAAGAAACG GATCGTTTGTGCTGGAGCAATGAAAAATCCCCTCTTGATCTCTCTGATGACTCTCTCCTGACTTCACCGGTCCTTATAGAGCCTAAG ATGCACAGCGGTGTTCGGGTCTCTCGACGCCTCATCCTCAGCCAGGTTATGGATGGTCTCAAACTGAAAGTGCACAGCTCGGGATATGACTCTACCTTGCAGGGCCTCAACATGGAAACAGCCTGGATGCATGTAGATCTGCCATGTGGAAACAAGCCTGGACCAGATTCAACCACTGTCATCTTTGGTAGTCCACAACCCTCTCAAAGTGAAGCTGATGAAAGTGCATGCCAAGCAGTCCTCAGTTACTACTGCAATGCTAGAGATGTAAGCATCGACGACTTCAGTCACAATGTTCTCAAACTGAAGCAAGAGGAGTTGGATGCAAGCAAATTTTTTTGTGGTGCCATGCAAGATAAAGTAGTTCGTCTGGTTTTGGAGCGTGATGCAGCTCTGGCTGCTGTTCAGAGCCACATTCAGAGTACAGATGTGAAGCTCCATGGTTTAAGTGAGACTTTCATCAAGAAGAAACAGGATGAGCTCAACAATGATTTCTTCTATGAGATCCTGCAAGACAAAGTCACTGATCTACTTCGAGATCGTAATATTCAGAGAGAGCGCTACAACAACTTAGTTCATGGGCTGGCTGCTATCTGTGACAGCTTTAGTGATCTGCTACCGCTCAAAAGGCTTGATGTTGATCAGACCATCTCTGAATTCAGCGACACAGGATTCATCTTTAGCGGCAGTGCAACCAATCCAACTCGCATTAACCAGCTTGCTTTGTCTCTCCTGAAGATCCTGCGTGAAGGGATCATCTATGAGATCAAGCACGCCACCACTCCATACT GA